Part of the SAR324 cluster bacterium genome is shown below.
TTCACAACCGAGAATTTGCACTTTCAACTGATCAAGGAACCACCAATTTACTCAGTTATTACTTTGTCGGATTGGGGAATGGTTGTGCATCAACATCAATATCTGGAAGATGCAGAAAGCGGCAGGTTCGAGGAGATGGAACATTGAATCCATTTCTGAGTGAATTGCCCTTACTCCCTTACAGTACTTCTGAATTAAGCCTTTGGTATTTCTGAATGCAAGAAACCGAAAATAGTTCCAACCTATTGACACTGAAAGACTATGATCTCAGCCTAAATTCTGAGAAAGGGCCTGTCCAGGTTCTTAACAAGGTCAACATCACACTGAATGCGCAGGAGACCGTTGGTCTTGTCGGAGAATCTGGCTGCGGAAAATCGATGACAGCATTGTCAATGATGGGTTTGCTTTCGAACAAAATAATAGCTGAAAATCAGGGAGAGCTCTTATGGAGAGGCGAAAATCTTTCAAATGCTTGCAATAAACGATGGCGCGAGTTGCGCGGAAAAGAAATGGCGATGATCTTTCAGGAACCGATGACTGCCTTGAATCCTGTACTGACGATTTATGAGCAACTTGATGAAGTACTGAAGGAACATTCTTCTTTAGGAAATCAAGACCGTAGAAAGAAAATTTCTGATCTTTTGAGGCAAGTAGGGCTTCGAGATGTTGACAGCAAGCTAGAGTGGTATCCGCATCAATTCTCTGGAGGCATGAGGCAGAGAGTGATGATAGCTATGGCCCTCGTCTGTGAGCCAGATTTATTGATCGCTGATGAGCCAACAACCGCTTTGGATGTGACTACACAAGCACAGATTCTCAGGCTAATCAAAAATCTTCAAAGAGAACGCAAGATGGCCTTGCTTTTCATCTCACATGATTTGGATGTCGTAGGCTTTCTAGCAGAC
Proteins encoded:
- a CDS encoding ABC transporter ATP-binding protein, encoding MQETENSSNLLTLKDYDLSLNSEKGPVQVLNKVNITLNAQETVGLVGESGCGKSMTALSMMGLLSNKIIAENQGELLWRGENLSNACNKRWRELRGKEMAMIFQEPMTALNPVLTIYEQLDEVLKEHSSLGNQDRRKKISDLLRQVGLRDVDSKLEWYPHQFSGGMRQRVMIAMALVCEPDLLIADEPTTALDVTTQAQILRLIKNLQRERKMALLFISHDLDVVGFLADRIVIMYAGEVVEDLPVEQLESPAHPYTIALQQARPRPGKSNFGFEPIPGTLPQPGSILNGCRFRDRCAKANKQCEINPPWQFQNNQHRIRCWHPKI